A part of Primulina eburnea isolate SZY01 chromosome 10, ASM2296580v1, whole genome shotgun sequence genomic DNA contains:
- the LOC140842887 gene encoding uncharacterized protein → MGDSDRVRCTTYLFRDDSSLWWEGADHGVNIATLTWDRFKEIFYEKYLTADVRGRLKREFMTLRQGDVYVAEFMNKFDRGCHFVPLIARDVAEKLRYFMDDIEFEVQRKRNRAQKSNQQSKKPFMEASKGQGQQKLGAQKNDVKPLCKECNHHHYGKCLSGKCFKCEERGHISLNCPKLQAPATGRAYVIHAKEAEAEPDTTLITGNQVV, encoded by the exons ATGGGGGATTCTGACCGTGTGAGGTGTACCACTTACCTGTTTAGGGATGATtcttctttatggtgggaaggagccgatCATGGTGTTAATATTGCTACACTTACTTGGGATCGATTCAAAGAGATATTCTACGAGAAATACCTCACTGCTGATGTTAGAGGGCGATTGAAGAGGGAATTTATGACTCTCCGTCAGGGAGACGTTTATGTTGCTGAATTTATGAATAaatttgataggggttgtcactttgtaccccttattgcgAGGGATGTTGCTGAGAAGCTTAGATACTTCATGGATG ACATTGAGTTTGAAGTGCAGCGCAAGAGGAACCGTGCCCAAAAATCGAATCAGCAGAGTAAGAAGCCTTTTATGGAGGCTAGCAAGGGTCAGGGTCAGCAGAAATTGGGGGCGCAAAAGAATGATGTGAAGCCTTTGTGCAAGGAATGCAACCACCACCATTATGGCAAGTGTCTCTCTGGAAAGTGCTTCAAATGTGAAGAGCGAGGACATATTTCCCTCAATTGCCCTAAGCTACAGGCACCTGCAACTGGTAGGGCATACGTCATTCATGCTAAGGAGGCTGAAGCAGAGCCAGACACGACTTTGATTACTGGTAACCAAGTTGTTTAA